In the genome of Chryseobacterium arthrosphaerae, one region contains:
- a CDS encoding thioredoxin family protein: MNTPSNMLALGTKAPFFELPNPSKTNELQSLEELKGEKGTLVIFMCNHCPFVLHVIDKINELYEDYNDKGIEFIAINANDIEKYPADSPEKMIEFQIERRFDFPYLFDESQAIAKAYDAACTPDFYFFDDKLDLIYRGQMDDSRPGNNKDVTGEDLIIAFENLLAGEPQEEIQRPSMGCNIKWK; encoded by the coding sequence ATGAATACTCCATCAAATATGCTGGCATTAGGAACCAAGGCTCCGTTTTTTGAGCTTCCTAACCCGTCAAAAACGAATGAACTTCAGTCTTTGGAAGAGCTGAAAGGAGAAAAAGGAACATTGGTGATCTTCATGTGCAACCACTGTCCGTTTGTTCTTCATGTGATCGATAAGATCAATGAGCTATACGAAGATTATAATGATAAAGGGATTGAATTTATTGCGATCAATGCCAATGATATTGAAAAATATCCGGCTGATTCTCCTGAAAAAATGATTGAATTCCAGATCGAAAGGAGATTTGATTTTCCTTACCTGTTTGATGAAAGCCAGGCAATCGCAAAGGCATATGATGCAGCATGTACACCGGACTTTTATTTCTTTGATGATAAACTGGATCTTATCTACAGAGGGCAGATGGATGATTCAAGACCGGGAAATAATAAAGATGTAACGGGAGAAGACCTGATCATCGCTTTTGAAAATCTTTTGGCAGGGGAACCGCAGGAGGAAATTCAGAGACCAAGTATGGGATGTAATATTAAGTGGAAGTAA